A single genomic interval of Hyalangium ruber harbors:
- a CDS encoding TIGR02266 family protein, with amino-acid sequence MTESNQGPIGLVVKLPFATPEEFLAKYGANVTRGGIYLRSKTVKAPGTPVTLDLKLSTGARIIYASAVVHFVTGQQGQGVPGMGLRFLTLDPETKRFLDTALATLPHAQAAVPPVPAGVGTPDYTVPPQPVAPTLAPQVPAAPARTATPVPIGAVAPVVGVAGPTVPTAPPFDAPKEEPKREGPIIGIDLGTTNSCSAYVRNGKPEVLRSREGHNTVPSILALNARGKLVVGHPAKGQMLTNPRQTVYGAKRLVGRAYDSPVVQHIKDRFHYEIAPGENGEAAVQLGNRIYSLQQISALILREVRELAQNHIGQPVSRAVITVPAYYNDNQRQAVRDAGRLAGIYVERILNEPTAASLAYGYGRKLHQRILVYDLGGGTFDASVLELHDNVYEVISTGGDTFLGGIDFDNAIVEYLLEEFQKKTGQVFHGDRVAMQRIHDAAERAKCALSERQDMRIHVAFVTMIDNKPYDLDVTLTRAKLIELTEKLVDRTIEVCDEVLKAKSLTVKDVQEVVLVGGQSRFPLVHEKITKFFGKAPTKNIHPDEAVALGAALLAHSQGQLEGVVLIDVLPMAIGVGLPGGRFKPVLERNAPLPAAKTYGLSTNRDNQTEVEVSIFQGDSDRVGENEYLGTLKLTGLPKRARGEVHITVSFEVNGESLLKVTAKEDGTGREVSSTFSTRDTAEAVKARQAPPEPPPERPAPAPSPEQGAAMPPPPSARKAGVVGWLKGLFARR; translated from the coding sequence TTGACGGAATCCAATCAGGGGCCTATCGGGCTGGTGGTCAAGCTGCCCTTCGCCACCCCGGAAGAGTTCCTCGCGAAGTACGGAGCCAACGTCACCCGGGGTGGCATCTACCTGCGCTCCAAGACGGTGAAGGCCCCGGGCACCCCCGTCACCCTGGACCTCAAGCTCTCCACCGGCGCGCGGATCATCTACGCCTCCGCCGTCGTCCACTTCGTCACCGGGCAGCAGGGCCAGGGCGTTCCTGGCATGGGGCTGCGCTTCCTCACGCTCGACCCGGAGACGAAGCGCTTCCTCGACACCGCCCTCGCCACCCTGCCCCACGCCCAGGCCGCGGTGCCTCCTGTCCCCGCGGGCGTTGGTACTCCTGACTACACCGTCCCACCCCAACCGGTGGCTCCGACGCTCGCCCCGCAGGTCCCCGCAGCTCCGGCGCGAACCGCGACGCCGGTGCCCATCGGGGCCGTGGCGCCGGTGGTCGGGGTGGCCGGGCCCACGGTGCCCACGGCGCCTCCCTTCGATGCCCCCAAGGAGGAGCCCAAGCGCGAGGGGCCAATCATCGGCATCGATCTGGGCACGACGAACTCGTGCTCGGCCTACGTGCGCAACGGCAAGCCCGAGGTGCTGCGCAGCCGCGAGGGCCACAACACCGTGCCCTCCATCCTGGCGCTCAACGCGCGCGGCAAGCTGGTGGTGGGCCACCCCGCCAAGGGGCAGATGCTGACCAACCCGCGGCAGACGGTGTACGGCGCCAAGCGCCTGGTGGGCCGCGCGTACGACTCGCCCGTCGTCCAGCACATCAAGGATCGGTTCCACTACGAGATCGCCCCCGGGGAGAACGGCGAGGCGGCGGTGCAGCTCGGCAACCGCATCTACTCGCTGCAGCAGATCTCCGCGCTGATCCTCCGCGAGGTGCGCGAGCTGGCGCAGAACCACATCGGCCAGCCCGTGTCGCGGGCGGTCATCACCGTGCCCGCCTACTACAACGACAACCAGCGCCAGGCGGTGCGGGACGCGGGGCGGCTGGCGGGCATCTACGTCGAGCGCATCCTCAACGAGCCCACGGCGGCGTCCCTGGCGTACGGCTACGGGCGCAAGCTGCACCAGCGCATCCTCGTCTACGACCTGGGCGGCGGCACCTTCGACGCGTCGGTGCTGGAGCTGCACGACAACGTCTACGAGGTGATCTCCACCGGCGGCGACACCTTCCTGGGCGGCATCGACTTCGACAACGCCATCGTCGAGTACCTGCTCGAGGAGTTCCAGAAGAAGACGGGCCAGGTCTTCCACGGAGACCGGGTGGCGATGCAGCGCATCCACGACGCGGCCGAGCGCGCCAAGTGCGCGTTGTCGGAGCGCCAGGACATGCGCATCCACGTGGCCTTCGTGACGATGATCGACAACAAGCCGTACGATCTGGACGTCACGCTGACGCGGGCCAAGTTGATCGAATTGACCGAGAAGCTCGTGGACCGGACGATCGAGGTCTGCGACGAGGTGCTCAAGGCCAAGAGCCTCACCGTGAAGGACGTGCAGGAGGTGGTGCTGGTGGGAGGCCAGAGCCGCTTCCCGCTGGTCCACGAGAAGATCACGAAGTTCTTCGGCAAGGCGCCCACCAAGAACATCCACCCGGACGAGGCGGTGGCATTGGGCGCGGCGCTGCTGGCGCACAGCCAGGGACAGCTGGAGGGCGTGGTTCTCATCGACGTGCTGCCCATGGCCATCGGCGTGGGGCTGCCGGGCGGGCGCTTCAAGCCGGTGCTGGAGCGCAATGCGCCGCTGCCAGCGGCCAAGACGTACGGGCTGTCCACCAACCGCGACAACCAGACCGAAGTCGAAGTCAGCATCTTCCAGGGTGACTCGGACCGCGTGGGCGAGAACGAGTACCTGGGCACGCTGAAGCTGACCGGGCTGCCCAAGCGCGCGCGCGGCGAAGTCCACATCACCGTCTCCTTCGAGGTGAACGGCGAGTCGCTGTTGAAGGTGACGGCGAAGGAGGACGGCACGGGCCGCGAGGTGTCGAGCACCTTCTCCACGCGGGACACCGCCGAGGCGGTGAAGGCGCGCCAGGCCCCACCGGAGCCGCCGCCGGAGCGACCCGCGCCCGCCCCCTCGCCTGAACAGGGAGCGGCCATGCCCCCTCCTCCCAGTGCGCGCAAAGCCGGCGTGGTGGGCTGGCTCAAGGGACTCTTCGCGCGCCGCTGA
- the guaB gene encoding IMP dehydrogenase produces the protein MLNPDVRLALTFDDVLLLPAESSVVPKDVVLSTRLTRNIRLNMPLLSAAMDTVTEARTAIAMAQEGGIGVIHKNMTPEQQALEVLKVKKFESGMVIDPVTTEPDVPLSRALELMRQHGVSGIPVTKGKKLVGIVTSRDVRFETNLSQKVEQMMTRKLITGREGITQAEAQELLHKHRIEKLLIVNEEYELKGLITIKDIEKRRANPNAAKDTKGRLLCAAAVGVSADREARIDALVKAGVDVIVIDTAHGHSKGVLEGVRDTRKNFKGFDLIAGNVATAEGTRALIAAGVDAVKVGIGPGSICTTRVVAGVGVPQITAVDDCSREADKHDVPIISDGGIKYSGDIVKALAAGASSVMIGSLFAGTEEAPGDVILYQGRSYKSYRGMGSLGAMKQGAKDRYFQADVDAVKLVPEGIEGRVPYKGTLSMNVHQMLGGIRSGMGYVGCGTIEELRRNAQFIRITSAGLKESHVHDVIITEEAPNYRVE, from the coding sequence ATGCTCAACCCCGACGTCCGGCTCGCGCTCACCTTCGATGATGTCCTGCTGCTCCCGGCCGAGAGCTCAGTCGTCCCGAAGGATGTCGTGCTGTCCACGCGACTCACGCGCAACATCCGCCTGAACATGCCCCTGCTGTCGGCGGCCATGGACACCGTCACCGAGGCGCGCACCGCCATCGCCATGGCGCAGGAGGGCGGCATCGGCGTCATCCACAAGAACATGACGCCCGAGCAGCAGGCGCTCGAGGTCCTCAAGGTCAAGAAGTTCGAGAGCGGCATGGTGATCGATCCCGTCACCACCGAGCCCGATGTGCCGCTCTCACGCGCCCTGGAGCTGATGCGTCAGCACGGCGTGTCCGGCATCCCCGTGACGAAGGGCAAGAAGCTGGTGGGCATCGTCACCAGCCGCGACGTGCGCTTCGAGACGAACCTCTCCCAGAAGGTCGAGCAGATGATGACGCGCAAGCTCATCACCGGCCGCGAGGGAATCACCCAGGCCGAGGCGCAGGAGCTGCTGCACAAGCACCGCATCGAAAAGCTCCTCATCGTCAACGAGGAGTACGAGCTCAAGGGGCTCATCACCATCAAGGACATCGAGAAGCGGCGCGCCAACCCCAACGCGGCCAAGGACACCAAGGGGCGCCTGCTGTGCGCCGCCGCCGTGGGCGTGTCCGCGGACCGCGAGGCCCGCATCGACGCGCTGGTGAAGGCCGGCGTGGACGTCATCGTCATCGACACGGCGCACGGGCACTCGAAGGGTGTGCTCGAGGGCGTGCGCGATACACGCAAGAACTTCAAGGGCTTCGACTTGATCGCCGGCAACGTGGCCACCGCCGAGGGCACCCGCGCGCTGATCGCGGCCGGGGTGGACGCGGTGAAGGTGGGCATCGGCCCGGGTTCCATCTGCACCACCCGTGTGGTGGCCGGAGTGGGCGTGCCGCAGATCACCGCCGTGGACGACTGCTCCCGCGAGGCGGACAAGCACGACGTCCCCATCATCTCGGATGGCGGCATCAAGTACTCGGGCGACATCGTCAAGGCGCTGGCCGCCGGGGCGAGTTCGGTGATGATCGGCTCGCTCTTCGCGGGCACCGAGGAAGCGCCGGGCGACGTCATCCTGTACCAGGGCCGCAGCTACAAGAGCTACCGGGGCATGGGCTCGCTGGGCGCGATGAAGCAGGGCGCCAAGGACCGCTACTTCCAGGCGGACGTGGACGCGGTGAAGCTGGTGCCCGAGGGCATCGAAGGGCGCGTGCCGTACAAAGGTACCCTGTCCATGAACGTGCATCAGATGCTGGGCGGCATCCGCAGCGGCATGGGCTACGTGGGTTGCGGCACCATCGAGGAATTGCGCCGCAATGCCCAGTTCATCCGCATCACCTCGGCCGGGCTCAAGGAGAGCCACGTCCACGACGTCATCATCACCGAAGAGGCCCCCAACTACCGGGTGGAGTAA
- a CDS encoding ATP-grasp domain-containing protein, translated as MHWVVQNNLFNERGFHDLMQVLERGGIPHTLVKVIPFDGDVEPTVDVTGPIVVMGSLSLTRYALKRGWAPGAFINDNFDFQVWQQHLGEYLLNGDARVYRFGDVPPQDGPFFIRPCLDDKSFSGMVTTWEEFADWREKVRGLEEYATLTEDTRVAVSAPKSIQREYRMVVVDGRVITGTRYKLGDRVMSSREVEPEVYAFAQRMADRWGPDRAYALDVFMHEDQLSVGEINNLNSAGFYAYDVGKMVAAIEAMNF; from the coding sequence ATGCACTGGGTCGTCCAGAACAACCTGTTCAACGAGCGCGGCTTTCACGACCTGATGCAGGTGCTGGAGCGCGGGGGCATCCCGCACACCCTGGTGAAGGTCATCCCCTTCGACGGAGATGTCGAGCCGACGGTGGACGTGACCGGCCCCATCGTGGTGATGGGCTCGTTGAGCCTCACGCGCTACGCGCTGAAGCGCGGCTGGGCCCCCGGGGCCTTCATCAACGACAACTTCGACTTCCAGGTGTGGCAGCAGCACCTGGGCGAGTACCTGCTCAACGGTGACGCCCGGGTGTACCGCTTCGGGGATGTCCCCCCTCAGGACGGCCCCTTCTTCATCCGCCCCTGCCTGGACGACAAGTCGTTCTCGGGCATGGTCACCACGTGGGAGGAGTTCGCCGACTGGCGCGAGAAGGTCCGCGGGCTCGAGGAGTACGCCACCCTCACCGAGGACACGCGGGTGGCGGTCAGCGCCCCGAAGTCCATCCAGCGTGAGTACCGCATGGTGGTCGTGGATGGCCGCGTCATCACCGGCACGCGCTACAAGCTGGGCGACCGGGTCATGTCCTCGCGCGAGGTCGAGCCTGAGGTCTACGCCTTCGCGCAGCGAATGGCCGATCGCTGGGGCCCGGACCGGGCCTACGCGCTGGACGTGTTCATGCACGAGGACCAGCTGAGCGTCGGGGAGATCAACAACCTGAACTCGGCGGGCTTCTACGCCTACGACGTGGGCAAGATGGTGGCCGCCATCGAGGCCATGAACTTCTGA
- a CDS encoding YbaN family protein: protein MPEPNPRFRFLFLALGFVCVGLGGLGAVLPLLPTTPFLLVALWAFSRSSNRFHHWLYTHPRFGPRLQAWHEHGIVPVKVKVSALTAMGVSLAFMAFVAKVKWPVLAVAAGLMLVGATYVLSRPSR from the coding sequence TTGCCTGAGCCGAACCCGCGCTTCCGTTTCCTCTTCCTGGCCCTCGGCTTCGTCTGCGTGGGCCTTGGAGGACTGGGGGCGGTCCTGCCGCTGTTGCCCACGACGCCCTTCCTGCTCGTGGCGCTGTGGGCCTTCTCGCGCAGCTCGAACCGCTTCCACCACTGGCTCTACACGCACCCGCGCTTCGGCCCCCGGCTCCAGGCCTGGCACGAGCACGGCATCGTCCCGGTCAAGGTGAAGGTGAGCGCCCTCACCGCCATGGGGGTGAGCCTGGCGTTCATGGCCTTCGTGGCGAAGGTGAAGTGGCCGGTGCTCGCCGTGGCCGCGGGGCTCATGCTCGTGGGTGCCACGTACGTCCTGAGCCGGCCTTCGCGGTAG
- a CDS encoding class I SAM-dependent methyltransferase: MSHSVQAHLDVAPAAYDVAIRKFIPHYEEMLSRAVETLAGLVSPKAHILDLGAGTGAFSQEVAARMPEASLTLLDADPAMLEQARGRLASLGGRAKFLRGSFFDPLPACEAAIASLALHHVHDLSEKRRLYGNIRATLPTGGVLVNVDITLATAPALEKLTRTGWAAHLVACGDTEAEAYARFDAWAQEDRYFSVTEELDALQSAGFAHIDVLWRRGPGTVLLAVA, translated from the coding sequence ATGTCGCACTCTGTCCAGGCACACCTCGATGTCGCACCGGCCGCGTACGACGTGGCCATTCGCAAGTTCATCCCTCACTACGAGGAGATGCTCTCCCGCGCCGTCGAGACGCTGGCCGGGCTGGTGTCTCCGAAGGCCCACATCCTGGACCTTGGGGCGGGCACCGGGGCGTTCTCTCAAGAGGTGGCGGCGCGGATGCCCGAGGCCTCGCTGACCCTGCTCGACGCGGATCCCGCCATGCTGGAGCAAGCCCGTGGGCGGCTCGCCTCCCTGGGTGGGCGGGCGAAGTTCCTGCGCGGCTCGTTCTTCGATCCGCTGCCCGCGTGCGAGGCGGCGATCGCCTCCCTGGCGCTGCACCATGTCCACGACTTGAGCGAGAAGCGGCGCCTGTACGGCAACATCCGCGCGACCCTGCCGACGGGGGGCGTGCTGGTGAATGTCGACATCACGTTGGCCACGGCCCCCGCCCTGGAGAAGCTGACGCGCACCGGCTGGGCCGCTCACCTGGTGGCGTGCGGAGACACCGAGGCGGAGGCCTACGCGCGCTTCGACGCCTGGGCCCAAGAGGACCGCTACTTCAGCGTGACCGAGGAGCTGGATGCGCTTCAGTCCGCCGGGTTTGCTCACATCGACGTGCTCTGGAGACGTGGGCCTGGCACGGTGCTGCTTGCCGTTGCCTGA
- a CDS encoding DEAD/DEAH box helicase → MSATPQELLEAVRKEARPGIWSTGVTLSRQGAVALQAQTADEIELRVRAPGRSVALTVTLYLKLEAWECDCPSQVDPCEHVVAAAITVQQAEKQETPLKATANRWSRVVYHFTRADGGLQLHRTVVHADGKEEPLEDSVAALLARPAVAATMQIEQADLNADRLLERRTRGALAPEKLEVLLRALESARNVLLDGRPVAISDEVVYPRATVEDRGGQLVVTVGRDPRVTEVVSAGVALCGDALARLGETAMTGTWLQNLPIVRTFASEQIGEVTSKVLPELARRMPIDVRSRRLPPIDRELKPRILLELNQLESGLSVLPTLVYGAPPSVRIDSGGRMVYLRGAVPLRDEAAEQRLIHHLRDELNLVPGRRLTVQGQEMVRWADKLRRWGGDLAGDAAGVVSPDVRLRPLLQVDAGASGAGVPEVRFTLEFQVEGGKGAPQTVDAAAVIRAWSEGLGLVPLQGGGWAPLPRAWLDKHGQRVADLLSARQADGKVSNHALPDLTALCETLEQPPPPGLDRLAPMVEGFQKLPPPTLPSDLTATLRTYQQQGVSWLGFLRSAGLGGILADDMGLGKTLQTICVLGSRSLVVCPTSVLPNWAAELKRFRPSLKVSVYHGPGRALDETADVTITTYAILRLDAAVLSGRTWDAVVLDEAQAIKNPESQVTRAAFGLKANLRLALSGTPLENRLEELWSLMHFANPGLLGGRRQFDEKLARPISEGNAEAAERLRKRIRPFVLRRLKRDVAPELPPRTEAVMHISLDERERAVYDAVMAATRTEVVALLKEGGSVLKALEALLRLRQAACHPALVPGQHATSSSKVETLVDALTTAVSEGHKALVFSQWTSLLDLIEPPLKEAGVTFERLDGSTANRGEVTARFQSPEGAPVMLMSLKAGGTGLNLTAADHVFLMDPWWNPAAEAQAADRAHRIGQERPVMVYRLVSQGTVEERILGLQEKKRALFEAALSEASAATAITREDLLELFS, encoded by the coding sequence ATGTCCGCGACCCCTCAAGAGCTGCTCGAAGCTGTTCGGAAGGAAGCACGCCCCGGCATCTGGTCCACCGGGGTGACCCTCTCTCGCCAGGGGGCCGTAGCGCTCCAGGCGCAGACGGCGGACGAGATCGAGCTGCGGGTGCGAGCCCCGGGTCGCTCGGTCGCCCTCACCGTCACCCTCTACCTGAAGCTCGAGGCGTGGGAGTGCGACTGCCCCAGCCAGGTGGATCCGTGCGAGCACGTGGTGGCGGCCGCCATCACCGTGCAGCAGGCGGAGAAGCAGGAAACGCCGCTGAAGGCCACGGCCAACCGCTGGTCCCGCGTGGTGTACCACTTCACGCGCGCCGACGGCGGGCTGCAGCTGCACCGGACCGTGGTGCATGCCGACGGGAAGGAGGAGCCGCTGGAGGACAGCGTGGCCGCGCTGCTCGCCAGGCCGGCGGTGGCGGCGACGATGCAGATCGAACAGGCGGACCTCAACGCGGATCGCCTGTTGGAGCGCCGCACGCGCGGGGCGCTCGCCCCCGAGAAGCTGGAGGTGCTGCTCCGGGCGCTCGAGTCGGCGCGCAACGTGCTGCTCGACGGGCGGCCGGTGGCGATCTCGGATGAGGTCGTCTACCCCCGGGCCACGGTGGAGGATCGCGGCGGGCAATTGGTGGTGACGGTGGGGAGGGATCCGCGCGTCACGGAGGTGGTGAGCGCCGGAGTCGCGCTGTGCGGCGATGCGCTGGCGCGGCTGGGCGAGACGGCGATGACGGGGACGTGGCTGCAGAACCTCCCGATCGTCCGCACCTTTGCCTCCGAGCAGATCGGCGAGGTCACCTCGAAGGTGCTTCCGGAGCTAGCTCGCCGCATGCCGATCGACGTGCGCAGCCGGCGCCTGCCGCCTATCGACCGCGAGCTGAAGCCACGCATCCTGCTGGAGCTCAACCAGCTCGAGTCGGGGCTGTCCGTACTGCCCACCCTCGTGTACGGGGCGCCGCCCTCGGTGCGGATCGACAGCGGCGGCCGGATGGTCTACCTGCGCGGCGCGGTGCCCCTCCGGGACGAGGCGGCCGAGCAGCGGCTCATCCACCACCTTCGGGATGAGCTGAACCTGGTCCCCGGCCGGCGACTGACGGTGCAGGGTCAGGAGATGGTGCGCTGGGCGGACAAGCTGCGGCGATGGGGAGGAGACCTCGCCGGCGACGCGGCGGGGGTGGTGAGCCCGGACGTCCGGCTCCGGCCTCTGCTCCAGGTGGACGCCGGAGCTTCGGGGGCGGGCGTTCCCGAGGTGCGCTTCACGCTCGAGTTCCAAGTGGAGGGCGGAAAGGGCGCCCCACAGACCGTGGACGCGGCGGCGGTCATCCGCGCATGGTCGGAGGGACTGGGGCTCGTTCCCCTCCAGGGCGGAGGCTGGGCGCCCCTGCCCCGGGCCTGGCTGGACAAGCACGGCCAGCGCGTCGCCGACCTGCTGTCCGCGCGTCAGGCGGATGGCAAGGTCTCCAACCACGCCCTGCCGGACCTGACCGCGCTGTGTGAGACGCTGGAGCAGCCGCCTCCGCCGGGGCTGGACCGCCTGGCGCCGATGGTCGAGGGCTTCCAGAAGCTGCCGCCCCCCACCCTGCCGAGCGATCTCACCGCGACGCTGCGCACCTACCAGCAGCAGGGCGTGAGCTGGCTGGGCTTCCTCCGGAGCGCGGGGCTCGGAGGAATCCTCGCCGACGACATGGGCCTCGGGAAGACGTTGCAGACGATATGCGTGCTGGGCTCCCGCTCGCTCGTCGTCTGCCCCACCAGCGTGCTGCCGAACTGGGCGGCGGAGCTCAAGCGCTTCCGGCCCTCGCTGAAGGTCAGCGTGTACCACGGGCCCGGCCGCGCGCTGGACGAGACGGCCGACGTGACGATCACCACGTACGCCATCCTCCGGTTGGATGCCGCCGTGCTCTCGGGGCGCACCTGGGACGCGGTGGTGCTGGACGAGGCGCAGGCCATCAAAAACCCGGAGAGCCAGGTGACGCGCGCGGCGTTCGGGCTCAAGGCGAACCTGCGACTGGCGCTGAGCGGCACGCCGCTGGAGAACCGGCTGGAGGAGCTCTGGAGCTTGATGCACTTCGCCAACCCGGGCCTGCTCGGGGGCCGCCGGCAGTTCGACGAGAAGCTGGCGCGGCCCATCAGCGAAGGAAACGCCGAGGCGGCCGAGCGGCTGCGCAAGCGCATCCGTCCCTTCGTCCTGCGGCGCCTCAAGCGGGATGTGGCACCCGAGCTGCCGCCGCGCACCGAGGCGGTGATGCACATCTCGCTGGATGAGCGCGAGCGCGCCGTCTACGACGCGGTGATGGCGGCGACGCGCACGGAGGTAGTCGCCCTGCTGAAGGAAGGCGGCAGCGTGCTCAAGGCGCTGGAGGCCCTGCTGCGCCTGCGCCAGGCGGCCTGCCACCCAGCGCTGGTGCCCGGCCAGCACGCCACCTCGTCCTCGAAGGTGGAGACGCTCGTGGACGCCCTCACCACCGCCGTCTCGGAGGGCCACAAGGCGCTGGTGTTCTCGCAGTGGACCTCGCTGCTCGATCTGATCGAGCCACCGCTGAAGGAGGCCGGAGTCACCTTCGAGCGCCTGGATGGCTCGACGGCCAACCGCGGCGAGGTGACAGCGCGCTTCCAGTCTCCAGAGGGAGCACCGGTCATGCTGATGTCGCTCAAGGCCGGCGGCACGGGCCTGAACCTCACGGCGGCGGACCACGTGTTCCTGATGGATCCCTGGTGGAACCCGGCCGCGGAGGCGCAGGCGGCGGACCGAGCCCACCGCATCGGCCAGGAGCGCCCGGTGATGGTGTACCGGCTGGTCTCGCAGGGAACGGTGGAGGAACGGATCCTCGGGCTACAGGAGAAGAAGCGTGCGCTCTTCGAGGCGGCCCTGAGCGAGGCGTCAGCCGCGACGGCCATCACCCGCGAGGATCTGCTAGAGCTGTTCTCCTGA
- the guaA gene encoding glutamine-hydrolyzing GMP synthase, producing MDIHAEKILILDFGSQYTQLIARRVRELGVYCEIHRPDLPEEQIRSFAPRGIILSGGPASVEAEGSPRCDPYVFTAGVPVLGICYGLQLLAKLLGGKVDRSAHREYGPAEVEVLAARGPLAEFHPGDRVKVLMSHGDRVEALPPGFEAIGRSGNSPFAAAAHTSKPIYGLQFHPEVVHTPQGKVMLRAFLFTDCKVSGTWTMKGFSQEAEAAIRQKVGEHGRVICGLSGGVDSSVAALLLHRALGPRLQCIFVDNGLLRQGERAQVEALFVDRFHVPLKTVDARARFLEKLAGVTDPEKKRKIIGREFIAVFEEAAREVHDAEFLAQGTLYPDVIESVSYKGPSVTIKSHHNVGGLPEQMKLKLVEPLRELFKDEVRALGKELGLPDEMVSRQPFPGPGLAIRVLGEVTDARLELVRRADEIVQDEIRKAGLYKEVWQAFAVLLPVQSVGVMGDERTYESTCVLRAVTSVDGMTADWARIPFEVLERISTRITNEVRGINRVVYDISSKPPATIEWE from the coding sequence GTGGATATCCATGCCGAGAAGATCCTCATCCTCGATTTCGGCAGCCAGTACACGCAGCTCATCGCCCGGCGCGTTCGCGAGCTAGGCGTCTACTGTGAGATCCACCGCCCGGACCTGCCCGAGGAGCAGATTCGTAGCTTCGCGCCTCGGGGCATCATCCTCTCGGGTGGCCCCGCCTCCGTGGAGGCGGAGGGCTCGCCCCGGTGTGATCCCTACGTCTTCACGGCGGGCGTGCCGGTGCTGGGCATCTGCTATGGGTTGCAACTGCTGGCCAAGCTGCTCGGGGGCAAGGTCGATCGGTCGGCCCACCGGGAGTATGGCCCCGCGGAGGTCGAGGTGCTGGCCGCGCGCGGCCCGCTGGCCGAGTTCCACCCGGGAGACCGGGTGAAGGTGTTGATGAGCCACGGCGACCGGGTGGAGGCGCTGCCGCCCGGGTTCGAGGCGATTGGCCGCAGCGGCAACTCGCCGTTCGCGGCGGCGGCCCATACCTCCAAGCCGATCTACGGGCTCCAGTTCCACCCCGAGGTGGTGCATACGCCGCAGGGAAAGGTGATGCTGCGGGCGTTCCTGTTCACCGACTGCAAGGTGAGCGGCACCTGGACGATGAAGGGCTTCAGCCAGGAGGCCGAGGCGGCCATCCGCCAGAAGGTGGGCGAGCACGGTCGGGTCATCTGTGGACTGTCGGGCGGAGTGGACAGCTCGGTGGCGGCGCTGTTGCTGCACCGGGCGCTTGGTCCTCGGCTGCAGTGCATCTTCGTGGACAACGGCCTGCTGCGGCAGGGCGAGCGGGCCCAGGTGGAGGCGCTCTTCGTGGATCGCTTCCACGTTCCGCTGAAGACGGTGGATGCCCGGGCGCGCTTCCTGGAGAAGCTGGCGGGCGTCACGGACCCTGAGAAGAAACGGAAGATCATCGGCCGCGAGTTCATCGCGGTGTTCGAGGAGGCCGCGCGCGAGGTGCATGACGCGGAGTTCCTCGCGCAGGGCACGCTCTACCCGGACGTAATCGAGTCGGTCTCGTACAAGGGCCCGTCGGTCACCATCAAGAGTCACCACAACGTGGGCGGGCTGCCGGAGCAGATGAAGCTCAAGCTGGTGGAGCCGCTGCGGGAGCTCTTCAAGGACGAGGTGCGTGCCCTGGGCAAGGAGCTGGGGCTGCCCGACGAGATGGTGAGCCGGCAGCCGTTTCCGGGGCCGGGCCTGGCCATCCGCGTGCTGGGAGAGGTGACGGACGCGCGGCTGGAGCTGGTGCGCCGCGCGGATGAGATCGTCCAGGACGAGATCCGCAAGGCGGGGCTCTATAAGGAGGTGTGGCAGGCGTTCGCGGTGCTGCTGCCGGTGCAGAGCGTGGGCGTGATGGGCGACGAGCGCACCTACGAGTCCACATGCGTGCTGCGCGCCGTCACCAGCGTGGATGGCATGACGGCGGACTGGGCCCGGATTCCCTTCGAGGTGCTGGAGCGCATCTCCACGCGCATCACCAACGAGGTGCGCGGCATCAACCGCGTCGTCTACGACATCTCCTCCAAGCCCCCCGCCACGATCGAGTGGGAGTAG